In Pseudothermotoga sp., a genomic segment contains:
- a CDS encoding rod shape-determining protein has translation MVRKDLGIDLGTANTLVYVRGKGIVINEPSVVAMNADTGEVIKVGLEAKMMLGKTPASIIAVRPLRDGVIADYDVALAMLKYFIGKTKTSFAFFKPRVVIGVPIGITDVEKRAILEAGLEAGAARVFLIDEPMASAIGLGLDVEEPNGNMIVDIGGGTTEVAVISLGSIVVWESIRIAGDEMDEAIVQYVRETYRVAIGERTGERIKIEIGNVFPSPEYDTLETIVTGIDLSTGLPRKITIKGGEVREALMVPVSAIVDAIKSTLERTPPELVTDIVERGIVATGGGSLTRGIEKLIEKETGIKVVRAEDPLSCVAVGAGKVLDKVDILKKLQQVD, from the coding sequence GTGGTGAGGAAGGATTTAGGAATAGACCTTGGTACTGCGAACACCCTTGTTTATGTACGTGGTAAAGGTATCGTCATAAATGAACCATCGGTCGTCGCTATGAATGCCGATACAGGTGAGGTGATCAAAGTCGGATTGGAAGCAAAGATGATGCTCGGTAAAACACCGGCTTCCATCATCGCAGTGAGACCACTTCGAGATGGTGTGATAGCAGATTACGACGTGGCACTGGCTATGCTGAAATATTTCATAGGTAAAACGAAGACATCCTTCGCGTTTTTCAAGCCCAGAGTAGTCATAGGTGTTCCCATAGGAATCACCGACGTGGAGAAAAGGGCAATACTCGAAGCAGGGTTAGAGGCTGGAGCTGCTCGCGTGTTTCTCATAGATGAACCCATGGCGAGTGCTATAGGTCTTGGTCTCGATGTTGAAGAACCCAACGGGAACATGATCGTCGATATAGGTGGTGGAACAACTGAGGTAGCCGTCATTTCACTGGGAAGCATCGTGGTTTGGGAATCGATAAGAATAGCCGGAGATGAGATGGACGAAGCGATCGTTCAGTACGTACGTGAGACTTACAGGGTGGCCATCGGAGAAAGAACTGGCGAAAGGATAAAGATCGAGATAGGTAACGTTTTTCCATCGCCAGAATATGACACCTTAGAAACGATAGTCACCGGTATAGATCTATCGACAGGTCTACCTAGAAAGATCACCATAAAGGGAGGAGAAGTGAGAGAAGCACTGATGGTACCAGTCAGCGCTATCGTGGATGCGATCAAATCAACTTTGGAAAGAACCCCACCTGAACTCGTTACGGACATCGTTGAAAGAGGTATTGTAGCCACCGGTGGTGGTTCACTCACGAGAGGCATCGAAAAACTCATAGAGAAAGAAACTGGCATCAAGGTTGTTCGAGCTGAGGATCCTCTCAGTTGTGTGGCGGTGGGGGCAGGAAAGGTTCTAGACAAAGTCGATATTTTGAAGAAACTACAGCAGGTAGATTGA
- a CDS encoding YitT family protein, whose product MVEFDSCGGEIVSRKYIFKEYVLATLGVIVTSIGVVSFLIPNAIAAGGASGLAIVLNKLIGLPVGVWMYIVNGLLFLVGFIVVGRDFSIKTIYCTFLLNFLVDFFDRIVPIPKYTEDLIIAVLFGDIITAVGMALTFTQNASTGGTDIVARIFNRFFASPMGTTLLIADLSIAIFAGVIMGAKLGMYAILAIIINGMMIDFVLKGIESSTQVIVISDKHEEIAKFVLNELERGATYIEGKGAYTGKNRKILLVVLRRRELGELISFIRKLDKSAFIIISEARHVIGEGFQSIGNVF is encoded by the coding sequence ATGGTAGAATTTGACTCATGTGGAGGTGAGATTGTGAGTCGCAAGTACATCTTCAAAGAGTACGTACTAGCAACGTTGGGAGTGATCGTCACTTCGATAGGTGTGGTCTCGTTTTTGATACCTAACGCCATCGCTGCTGGAGGGGCGAGTGGACTCGCCATTGTTCTGAACAAGCTCATCGGTCTTCCCGTAGGCGTGTGGATGTATATCGTCAACGGACTACTTTTTCTTGTTGGATTCATCGTTGTAGGACGTGACTTCAGTATAAAGACGATCTACTGCACCTTTTTACTCAACTTCTTGGTAGATTTCTTTGATAGAATTGTGCCAATTCCAAAATATACGGAAGATCTCATCATTGCTGTTCTTTTTGGAGATATCATAACGGCTGTCGGTATGGCCCTCACGTTCACTCAGAACGCCTCCACTGGTGGTACAGATATCGTTGCCAGGATTTTCAATAGATTCTTTGCTTCACCGATGGGAACCACGTTGCTCATAGCCGATCTTTCCATCGCCATATTCGCAGGTGTAATAATGGGAGCCAAACTTGGTATGTACGCCATCTTGGCGATAATCATCAATGGTATGATGATAGACTTCGTCTTGAAGGGTATTGAGTCGTCAACCCAAGTGATAGTGATATCGGATAAACATGAAGAGATTGCCAAGTTTGTCTTGAATGAACTCGAAAGGGGTGCCACATACATAGAGGGGAAGGGTGCCTACACAGGAAAGAACAGAAAAATCTTGCTCGTTGTGCTGAGGAGAAGAGAACTCGGCGAATTGATATCTTTCATCAGGAAACTGGACAAGAGCGCATTCATAATTATTAGTGAAGCCAGACATGTGATTGGCGAGGGTTTTCAAAGCATAGGTAATGTGTTTTGA
- the groES gene encoding co-chaperone GroES, translating to MKVIPLGERLLIKPIKEEKKTEGGIVLPDSAKEKPMKAEVIAVGEKVENIDVKPGDKVIYSKYAGTEIKIDEVEYIIIDANDILAKIEN from the coding sequence GTGAAGGTTATACCACTCGGTGAAAGGCTCTTGATTAAACCCATCAAGGAAGAAAAGAAGACGGAAGGTGGTATAGTTCTGCCAGATTCAGCAAAAGAGAAACCCATGAAAGCAGAAGTCATCGCTGTTGGGGAAAAGGTTGAAAACATCGATGTGAAACCGGGAGACAAGGTCATTTACTCCAAATACGCTGGTACTGAAATTAAGATCGATGAAGTTGAGTACATCATAATTGATGCCAATGATATTCTGGCGAAAATCGAGAACTGA
- the groL gene encoding chaperonin GroEL (60 kDa chaperone family; promotes refolding of misfolded polypeptides especially under stressful conditions; forms two stacked rings of heptamers to form a barrel-shaped 14mer; ends can be capped by GroES; misfolded proteins enter the barrel where they are refolded when GroES binds) — translation MPKLLKFNEEARRALERGVNKVADAVRITLGPKGRNVVIEKSWGSPTITNDGVSIAKEIELEDKFENLGAQLVKEVASKTNDVAGDGTTTATVLAQTMIKEGLKNVAAGANPILLKRGIDKATEAVAKFIKEHSKKLSGREDIAHVAAISANNPDIGELIAEAMDKVGEDGVITVEDSKTLETYVEFTEGMQFDRGYISPYFVTDAEKMEVELKEPFILITDKKLSAVRPLIPILEKVAQTGRPILVIAEDVEGEALTTLVLNKLKGTLMACAVKAPGFGDRRKAMLQDIAILTGGTVISDELGINLEDVTLEDLGRADLVRVKKDDTIIIGGKGKPEEIKKRIAQIKSQIEQTTSEYEKETLQERMAKLAGGVAVIKVGAATETELKEKKHRIEDALSATRAAVEEGIVPGGGVTLLRAKKVVEELMNKLEGDEKIGASIVYKALEAPIRQIAENAGYDGAVIVERIANSKDFSYGFDALKGEYVDMFKAGIIDPAKVTRSALQNAASIAGMLLTTEVLVVEKPEEKKETTPHVPPEY, via the coding sequence ATGCCCAAACTGTTGAAGTTCAACGAAGAAGCCCGCAGAGCGCTTGAAAGAGGTGTAAACAAAGTTGCCGATGCTGTCAGAATCACGCTTGGACCAAAGGGTAGAAATGTGGTCATCGAGAAGAGCTGGGGTTCTCCAACCATCACTAACGATGGTGTCTCAATTGCCAAAGAGATAGAACTGGAGGACAAATTTGAAAACCTGGGAGCTCAGCTCGTAAAAGAAGTTGCGTCTAAGACTAACGATGTCGCTGGTGACGGCACGACAACTGCTACAGTGCTCGCACAAACGATGATCAAAGAGGGTTTGAAGAATGTCGCTGCTGGTGCTAATCCAATATTGCTCAAGCGTGGTATTGACAAGGCTACAGAAGCTGTTGCCAAATTCATCAAAGAGCACTCGAAAAAACTTTCCGGTAGAGAAGATATAGCTCACGTTGCCGCAATAAGCGCAAACAATCCTGACATTGGAGAATTGATCGCAGAGGCCATGGACAAAGTTGGTGAAGATGGCGTCATCACTGTTGAAGATTCCAAAACGCTCGAAACCTATGTAGAGTTCACTGAAGGTATGCAGTTCGATAGGGGCTATATCTCGCCATATTTCGTAACGGACGCCGAAAAAATGGAAGTCGAGCTCAAAGAACCGTTCATACTCATCACCGACAAGAAGCTGAGTGCTGTGAGGCCGTTGATACCCATACTTGAGAAAGTAGCACAGACAGGTAGGCCAATACTTGTCATAGCAGAAGACGTTGAAGGAGAAGCGTTGACCACTCTCGTTTTGAACAAACTTAAAGGTACCTTGATGGCTTGTGCTGTGAAAGCTCCTGGTTTTGGCGATAGAAGGAAAGCTATGTTGCAGGACATCGCGATACTCACCGGTGGAACTGTGATCAGTGATGAGTTGGGTATAAATCTTGAAGATGTCACCCTTGAAGATCTTGGAAGAGCCGACCTTGTCAGAGTTAAGAAGGATGACACTATCATCATAGGTGGCAAGGGTAAGCCCGAGGAGATCAAGAAGAGGATCGCTCAGATCAAATCACAAATCGAGCAGACCACATCCGAATACGAAAAAGAAACGTTGCAAGAAAGGATGGCAAAGCTTGCTGGTGGAGTTGCTGTCATAAAAGTCGGAGCCGCTACCGAAACAGAATTGAAAGAGAAGAAACACAGGATCGAAGATGCTCTGAGTGCAACGAGGGCTGCCGTTGAAGAAGGAATAGTTCCAGGTGGTGGAGTAACGCTGTTGAGGGCCAAAAAAGTTGTGGAAGAACTCATGAACAAACTTGAAGGTGACGAGAAGATTGGTGCTTCTATCGTTTACAAAGCGCTCGAGGCACCCATAAGACAGATCGCTGAGAACGCTGGTTACGACGGAGCAGTCATCGTGGAGCGCATAGCCAACTCTAAAGACTTCAGTTACGGTTTCGATGCGCTCAAAGGTGAATACGTCGATATGTTCAAAGCTGGAATCATAGACCCAGCCAAAGTCACAAGGAGTGCCCTGCAGAATGCTGCATCCATCGCCGGAATGCTTCTGACAACCGAAGTGCTTGTGGTTGAGAAACCTGAAGAGAAGAAAGAAACGACGCCTCACGTCCCACCTGAATACTGA
- a CDS encoding acetylxylan esterase, producing MAYFDMPLEKLLNYLPERSEEKDFDEFWRETLEESKIYPLNPVFEKADYFLKSVEVYDVTYSGYKGQRIKGWLLVPTQRDFEKLPCVIRYVGYGGGRGFPYDWLVHCCAGYAYFVMDTRGQGTGRTKGDTPDYCEEPINPQFPGFMTRGILNPKEYYYRRVFVDAVRAVEVVEGFPLVDPNKIVVSGTSQGGGIALAVAGLSSKIKALLCNVPFLCHYKRAIEITDNQPYFELTQFLRTHRDKVDTVFRTLSYFDGVNFAARAKVPALFSVGLMDKTCPPSTVFAAYNHYAGPKRIKIYPYNDHEGGESFHTYEELKFLNEILA from the coding sequence GTGGCTTACTTCGATATGCCGCTTGAGAAACTTTTAAACTATCTTCCTGAAAGGAGCGAAGAAAAGGATTTTGACGAATTTTGGAGAGAAACTCTTGAAGAGTCGAAGATCTATCCACTGAACCCTGTGTTCGAAAAGGCCGACTATTTTTTGAAAAGCGTTGAAGTTTACGATGTTACTTATTCGGGCTACAAAGGTCAGAGAATCAAAGGTTGGCTTCTGGTCCCTACCCAGAGAGACTTTGAAAAACTACCGTGCGTGATTCGGTATGTCGGTTATGGTGGTGGTAGGGGATTCCCGTACGACTGGCTCGTTCATTGCTGCGCAGGCTATGCATATTTCGTTATGGATACGCGTGGACAGGGAACTGGAAGAACGAAAGGTGATACACCAGATTACTGCGAGGAACCGATCAACCCGCAGTTTCCAGGTTTCATGACACGCGGTATACTTAATCCAAAGGAATATTACTATAGACGAGTGTTCGTAGATGCCGTTCGGGCTGTGGAAGTTGTCGAGGGCTTCCCACTTGTTGATCCAAATAAGATAGTCGTGTCCGGTACCAGTCAAGGTGGGGGAATCGCACTGGCCGTTGCTGGATTATCCAGTAAAATAAAAGCGCTTCTGTGTAATGTGCCTTTCTTGTGCCACTATAAAAGAGCGATTGAGATAACTGACAACCAACCTTATTTCGAACTGACACAGTTTTTGCGAACACATCGAGATAAAGTTGATACGGTATTCAGAACGCTCTCATATTTCGATGGTGTAAACTTTGCAGCCAGAGCGAAAGTACCAGCACTGTTTTCGGTTGGATTGATGGATAAAACATGTCCTCCATCCACCGTCTTCGCTGCTTACAATCACTACGCTGGTCCAAAGAGGATAAAAATCTATCCCTACAACGACCATGAGGGAGGAGAATCTTTCCACACTTATGAAGAGCTGAAATTCTTGAACGAGATTCTCGCTTAA
- a CDS encoding DUF429 domain-containing protein — translation MRKDFSHFCGIDPSWTGKNPTALAIIDKNFNLIESFYGDQLEDMIKILKTYENVLIGVDAPLIVKNESGHRKNEKEFLRYFSKFRLSLYPVNKKRYPFFFPELIYQRLNQWGFSFEAGNIFEVYPHATIMVLFSGMRVFQYKRIGKLKKIERLSWLEERIKSFVKMSEYYIPRGNVKAYEDFLDSVICALTVRLALEKPYMIFGDEKDGILLTLKPET, via the coding sequence TTGAGGAAGGATTTTTCCCACTTTTGTGGGATCGATCCATCTTGGACAGGTAAAAATCCAACGGCACTCGCGATCATAGACAAAAATTTCAACTTGATTGAATCGTTCTACGGTGATCAGCTGGAAGATATGATCAAGATATTGAAAACATATGAAAATGTCCTCATCGGTGTGGATGCACCTTTGATAGTCAAGAATGAATCAGGCCACAGAAAAAACGAAAAAGAATTTCTCAGATATTTCTCTAAATTTCGATTATCGTTGTATCCTGTCAATAAAAAAAGATATCCATTTTTCTTTCCTGAATTGATTTACCAACGTTTGAATCAGTGGGGATTTTCTTTCGAAGCTGGTAACATTTTCGAAGTTTATCCACACGCAACGATCATGGTCCTATTCAGTGGTATGAGAGTTTTCCAATACAAACGAATAGGGAAACTCAAAAAAATTGAGAGACTATCTTGGTTGGAAGAAAGAATAAAAAGCTTCGTTAAAATGTCAGAGTACTACATACCGAGGGGGAACGTGAAAGCGTACGAAGATTTCTTAGATTCGGTGATCTGCGCCCTCACTGTGAGATTGGCACTCGAAAAACCGTACATGATATTTGGTGACGAAAAAGATGGTATCCTGTTAACTTTAAAACCAGAAACTTGA
- a CDS encoding cupin domain-containing protein, whose protein sequence is MRIKHVNEVEVQKLMNGKVLKRVFISPTEAPNFVLRLFTLQPNASTPFHSHSWEHEVFVIEGKLKVVSQDGEVTVEPGHFVYVAPNEQHQFINVSNAPSSFICVVPKEGEF, encoded by the coding sequence GTGAGGATTAAACATGTGAACGAAGTTGAAGTTCAAAAACTCATGAATGGTAAGGTCCTGAAAAGAGTTTTCATAAGCCCAACTGAGGCACCAAACTTTGTGCTCAGATTGTTCACATTACAGCCTAACGCAAGCACACCCTTTCACTCACACAGTTGGGAACATGAAGTGTTCGTCATCGAGGGCAAATTGAAAGTCGTTTCTCAAGACGGTGAGGTAACGGTAGAACCGGGACACTTCGTTTACGTAGCTCCCAACGAGCAACATCAGTTCATCAACGTTTCAAATGCCCCATCGTCTTTCATATGTGTCGTTCCAAAGGAAGGAGAATTTTGA
- a CDS encoding cupin domain-containing protein, with protein sequence MRVWKPTKKEIEEARKWPTWSKEKSTFDWYYDEDEQFYVVEGEVEVILDDGTKVEFGSGDMVRFKAGTRCVWNVKRDIFKHYKLG encoded by the coding sequence GTGAGAGTTTGGAAACCCACAAAGAAAGAGATAGAAGAAGCAAGAAAATGGCCTACGTGGTCGAAAGAGAAAAGCACTTTTGATTGGTACTACGATGAGGATGAACAGTTCTACGTGGTTGAAGGTGAAGTGGAAGTCATACTCGACGATGGTACGAAGGTTGAGTTTGGATCAGGAGACATGGTGAGATTCAAGGCTGGAACGAGGTGTGTTTGGAACGTGAAAAGGGACATCTTCAAACATTACAAGTTGGGTTGA
- the aguA gene encoding agmatine deiminase — MNILKGTPRCDGFRMPAEFEPHKGCWMIWPERTDIWRCGAKLAQEVFVKVAESISQFEKVTMCVSHNQYFNARMKLPAQIRVLEMSSNDAWMRDVGPTFVVNDDGEVRAVRWKFNAWGGIYFPWDKDELIALKIADIENIDCYEAPIVLEGGSIDTDGEGTLITTEECLLNPNRNPGFTKQQIEQVLKDYLGVEKIIWLKRGVYNDETSGHVDNLCRFVKPAEVVLTWTFDKNDPQYQISRENYEILLKETDAKGRKFKIHMIHQPSPIHLTEEDVSTIDFAEKTLRKPPGYRLPASYVNFYFANGALIVPIYNDPKDEEALAKFREIFPERKIVGVYAKEILLGGGAIHCITLQQPLGVKRC, encoded by the coding sequence GTGAACATCCTCAAGGGGACGCCCAGGTGTGATGGTTTTAGAATGCCCGCCGAGTTTGAACCACACAAAGGTTGTTGGATGATCTGGCCTGAGAGAACGGATATCTGGCGTTGTGGAGCGAAACTTGCTCAAGAAGTTTTCGTGAAGGTTGCTGAATCTATAAGCCAATTTGAAAAAGTCACCATGTGTGTTTCTCACAATCAGTATTTCAACGCGAGGATGAAATTGCCTGCGCAAATTAGAGTCCTTGAAATGTCAAGTAACGATGCGTGGATGAGGGACGTCGGTCCAACTTTCGTTGTGAACGATGATGGTGAGGTTCGTGCCGTACGATGGAAGTTCAACGCTTGGGGTGGGATATATTTTCCTTGGGATAAGGATGAATTGATCGCGTTGAAAATAGCAGATATTGAAAATATTGATTGCTATGAAGCACCTATCGTGCTCGAAGGTGGTTCCATAGACACCGACGGTGAAGGGACGCTCATAACCACCGAAGAGTGTCTTCTCAATCCAAACAGGAACCCGGGTTTTACCAAACAGCAGATAGAACAGGTGTTGAAAGATTATCTCGGTGTTGAAAAAATCATCTGGTTGAAACGCGGGGTTTACAACGACGAAACCAGTGGGCACGTGGACAATCTGTGTAGATTTGTCAAACCCGCCGAAGTCGTTCTGACGTGGACCTTTGACAAGAACGATCCACAGTACCAAATAAGTAGAGAAAACTACGAAATACTTTTGAAAGAAACAGACGCGAAGGGAAGAAAATTCAAGATTCATATGATTCATCAGCCTTCTCCGATTCATCTAACGGAAGAAGATGTTTCTACAATAGATTTCGCAGAGAAAACTCTCAGAAAGCCTCCTGGGTACAGATTACCCGCTTCCTACGTGAATTTCTACTTTGCGAACGGTGCGTTGATTGTTCCGATCTACAACGATCCGAAAGATGAGGAAGCTCTGGCGAAATTTCGGGAGATTTTTCCAGAAAGGAAGATCGTTGGGGTGTATGCAAAAGAAATTTTGCTTGGAGGAGGAGCGATCCATTGTATAACACTTCAACAGCCTTTGGGGGTGAAAAGATGTTGA
- a CDS encoding glucose 1-dehydrogenase produces MLKNKVVIVTGGGQGIGAAISQSFAEVGAKVVIAEIDEESGSERERMLKRNGYEVSFIKTDVSDESSVRSMVERTVSLYGGIDVLVNNAAISSTKSIFERTLEEWEKVIRVNLTGPYLCSRYCAEQMIKRSEGVIINIASTRAFMSEPDTEPYSASKGGVVALTHSLAISLAKYRIRVVCISPGWIETSHWKKDSLRREPQLRTIDHEQHPAGRVGDPMDIANLCLFLADNEKAGFITGVNIIVDGGMTVKMIYAE; encoded by the coding sequence ATGTTGAAAAATAAAGTGGTCATCGTCACGGGTGGTGGGCAAGGCATAGGTGCCGCGATATCACAGTCTTTTGCGGAGGTAGGTGCGAAAGTGGTGATCGCTGAAATAGATGAGGAGTCCGGAAGCGAGCGTGAAAGGATGCTGAAGAGGAATGGTTACGAGGTGAGTTTCATAAAAACCGATGTTTCCGATGAGTCTTCTGTCAGATCCATGGTTGAACGAACTGTTTCGTTGTACGGTGGGATCGATGTGCTGGTGAACAATGCGGCGATCAGCTCTACAAAGAGTATTTTCGAAAGAACACTGGAAGAGTGGGAAAAGGTCATCAGAGTGAATTTGACAGGCCCTTATTTGTGTTCTCGCTACTGTGCGGAACAGATGATCAAAAGAAGTGAAGGTGTGATAATCAATATTGCTAGTACAAGGGCTTTCATGTCTGAGCCGGATACAGAACCTTACTCTGCATCGAAAGGTGGTGTCGTTGCATTGACGCATTCACTCGCGATCAGTTTGGCGAAATATCGAATAAGAGTTGTCTGCATAAGCCCAGGTTGGATCGAAACTTCCCATTGGAAAAAAGACTCCCTCAGGAGAGAACCACAATTAAGAACCATCGACCATGAGCAACATCCGGCTGGTCGGGTTGGTGATCCGATGGACATAGCCAATCTGTGTTTGTTCCTCGCAGATAATGAAAAAGCAGGTTTCATAACTGGTGTCAACATCATCGTCGATGGTGGCATGACAGTGAAAATGATCTATGCAGAATAG
- the ltaE gene encoding low-specificity L-threonine aldolase, giving the protein MIDLRSDTVTKPTEEMRRAMAQAEVGDDVYGEDPTVNELERISAEMFGKEAALFVPSGTMGNQVSIMAHTQRGDEVILEADSHIFWYEVGALSVLSAVMPHPIKGRNGAMDPEDVRKAIRPKNIHFPRTSLIVIENTHNRSGGKVIPIENIKAIRNIAKEYDVSVHIDGARIFNASVASGIPVKEYAKYADSVMFCLSKGLCAPVGSLVVGEKQFIEKARKARKMLGGGMRQAGILAAAGIVALTKMVDRLKEDHDNAKFLATKLKEIGYMVNPEEVETNMVILETSNLSVDASRFVKIMEENGILSNTISESSIRLVTHKDVSRKDIEEALNIFEKLFRKFSR; this is encoded by the coding sequence ATGATAGATCTACGCTCGGACACCGTCACAAAGCCAACGGAAGAAATGCGACGAGCCATGGCTCAGGCCGAAGTTGGAGACGATGTCTATGGCGAGGATCCAACGGTTAATGAACTCGAAAGAATCTCGGCAGAGATGTTTGGTAAAGAGGCCGCCCTATTTGTTCCATCTGGAACAATGGGCAATCAAGTGAGTATAATGGCCCACACTCAGCGTGGGGACGAAGTGATCCTGGAAGCGGACAGTCACATCTTCTGGTACGAAGTGGGTGCTCTCTCGGTTCTTTCAGCCGTCATGCCTCATCCCATAAAAGGAAGAAACGGGGCGATGGATCCAGAGGATGTGAGGAAAGCTATCAGGCCAAAGAACATTCATTTTCCAAGAACATCTTTGATAGTGATTGAAAACACACACAACCGTTCCGGTGGAAAAGTAATCCCTATAGAGAACATAAAGGCTATACGCAACATCGCTAAGGAATACGATGTAAGTGTTCATATAGACGGAGCCAGAATATTCAATGCCTCTGTTGCTTCAGGTATACCGGTTAAGGAATATGCCAAGTACGCAGATTCTGTGATGTTTTGCTTATCGAAAGGACTCTGTGCACCTGTGGGATCCTTGGTCGTAGGAGAAAAACAGTTCATAGAGAAAGCCCGAAAGGCTCGAAAAATGCTCGGTGGGGGCATGAGGCAGGCAGGCATTTTGGCTGCCGCTGGTATTGTAGCTTTGACGAAGATGGTAGACCGTTTGAAAGAAGATCATGACAACGCTAAGTTCCTCGCCACGAAACTGAAAGAGATTGGTTACATGGTGAACCCAGAAGAAGTTGAAACGAACATGGTGATCTTGGAAACGAGTAATTTGAGTGTCGATGCATCTCGATTCGTGAAAATAATGGAGGAGAATGGAATACTTTCGAATACAATCTCTGAATCTTCAATAAGGCTCGTCACTCACAAGGATGTTTCGAGAAAAGACATAGAAGAGGCTCTGAACATATTCGAAAAACTCTTCAGAAAATTCAGCCGATGA